Proteins co-encoded in one Kocuria flava genomic window:
- a CDS encoding GNAT family N-acetyltransferase → MIDVLPPDTDRLSFRRFRAEDLDPMHSYQSREDYAQYAWRGPRSRADCERAIAENSGLRPWGRDGDHVRFAVTPRGGDELVGEIVMTLVDAHAAQVEIGWVVHPEHTGQGYASEAARAAIGFAFGPLGAHRVRASLDALNISSAKVCERLGMRLEATLRESHHQLGQWRDELVYAVLAEEFLAEES, encoded by the coding sequence ATGATCGACGTGCTGCCTCCCGACACCGACCGACTCTCGTTCCGCCGCTTCCGGGCGGAGGACCTCGACCCCATGCACTCCTACCAGAGCCGCGAGGACTACGCGCAGTACGCGTGGCGCGGCCCGCGCTCGCGGGCGGACTGCGAGCGCGCCATCGCCGAGAACAGCGGGCTGCGCCCGTGGGGCCGCGACGGCGACCACGTGCGCTTCGCGGTGACCCCGCGCGGCGGCGACGAGCTCGTGGGCGAGATCGTGATGACCCTCGTGGACGCGCACGCGGCCCAGGTGGAGATCGGGTGGGTCGTCCACCCGGAGCACACCGGGCAGGGCTACGCCTCGGAGGCCGCGCGGGCGGCCATCGGCTTCGCCTTCGGCCCGCTCGGCGCCCACCGCGTGCGCGCGAGCCTCGACGCGCTCAACATCAGCTCGGCCAAGGTCTGCGAGCGGCTCGGGATGCGCCTGGAGGCCACCCTGCGGGAGAGCCACCACCAGCTGGGGCAGTGGCGCGACGAGCTGGTCTACGCCGTGCTGGCCGAGGAGTTCCTCGCCGAGGAGTCCTGA
- a CDS encoding 3-hydroxyacyl-CoA dehydrogenase NAD-binding domain-containing protein: MAPTASAPSFPSTVDVRAEQLVLPGRTRPTALVRLDATEPGGLIIWGSRALADLRDVLAGLDTGAVEAIVVTGNERSFGAGANLKEIRSAQLRGASEEYVGLGHEAFGLLADAPVPTFSLVTGQALGGGLELALHTDHRIGHRGAGPLGLPECRLGFFPGWGGVHLLPHLIGPAAALEQIVFAPMRGRTLRAPEALELGLLDAVLDAAPGTEQWESGWQQWVATRLEAIDAGAPRRPAGTPGEADAQEWEQAVEAARARAERTWHGAAPAPLVAIDLVAAARTQSRTENGDRAVRAFAELVVGDVAKASLYAFELVSARSRRAADVPPVPPAPLRRAAVIGAGLMAGQLASLIAGGAGIPVVMTDLDDERLAAGVARTRERFAAQAAKGRLSPERAEQLSALVTGARGPEDLADADFVIEAVFEDLEVKRAVLAQWEGVLRPDAVLATNTSSLSVTAMAEGLRHPQRVVGFHVFNPVEVTPLLEVVAGERTGDTALATAFDLAARLRRTAVRVQDAPGFVVNRVLTRMFDVVVRAVDAGTDPAVADRAPDPMGLPMTPLRLLDFVGPAVLHHVNATMHEAYPERFARSPWMDAVVEAGLQHVLPTREEPATGADGYLAAPAAELLERTRDPRRAAPATAEELLARVQDALAEEIGTMLAEGVVAGPEDVDLCMVLGANYPFHLGGITPYLDRTGAAERVLGRRFAAG, encoded by the coding sequence ATGGCCCCCACCGCGTCCGCCCCCTCGTTCCCCTCGACCGTCGACGTGCGGGCGGAGCAGCTCGTGCTGCCCGGCCGGACCCGGCCGACCGCGCTCGTGCGGCTGGACGCCACCGAACCGGGCGGGCTGATCATCTGGGGCTCCCGGGCCCTCGCCGACCTCCGCGACGTCCTCGCGGGCCTCGACACCGGGGCGGTCGAGGCGATCGTGGTCACCGGCAACGAGCGGTCCTTCGGCGCCGGGGCGAACCTCAAGGAGATCCGCTCCGCCCAGCTGCGCGGGGCCTCCGAGGAGTACGTCGGCCTCGGCCACGAGGCCTTCGGGCTGCTCGCCGACGCCCCGGTCCCCACCTTCTCCCTGGTCACCGGCCAGGCCCTCGGCGGCGGCCTGGAGCTGGCCCTGCACACCGACCACCGGATCGGCCACCGCGGCGCAGGGCCGCTCGGGCTGCCCGAGTGCCGCCTCGGCTTCTTCCCGGGCTGGGGCGGGGTGCACCTGCTGCCGCACCTGATCGGGCCCGCCGCCGCCCTGGAGCAGATCGTCTTCGCCCCGATGCGCGGGCGCACCCTGCGGGCCCCCGAGGCGCTCGAGCTCGGCCTGCTCGACGCCGTCCTCGACGCCGCCCCCGGCACCGAGCAGTGGGAGAGCGGCTGGCAGCAGTGGGTCGCGACCCGGCTCGAGGCCATCGACGCCGGCGCCCCCCGCCGTCCCGCCGGCACCCCGGGGGAGGCGGACGCGCAGGAGTGGGAGCAGGCCGTCGAGGCCGCCCGCGCCCGCGCCGAGCGCACCTGGCACGGCGCCGCCCCGGCCCCGCTCGTGGCGATCGACCTCGTGGCCGCGGCCCGCACGCAGTCGCGCACCGAGAACGGCGACCGTGCCGTGCGGGCCTTCGCGGAGCTCGTGGTCGGGGACGTCGCCAAGGCCTCCCTCTACGCCTTCGAGCTCGTCTCCGCCCGCTCCCGGCGGGCCGCCGACGTCCCGCCGGTCCCGCCCGCCCCGCTGCGCCGCGCCGCGGTGATCGGCGCCGGGCTGATGGCCGGGCAGCTGGCCTCCCTGATCGCCGGCGGCGCCGGGATCCCCGTGGTCATGACCGACCTCGACGACGAGCGCCTGGCCGCCGGTGTCGCCCGCACCCGGGAGCGCTTCGCCGCCCAGGCCGCGAAGGGCCGGCTCTCCCCGGAGCGCGCCGAGCAGCTCTCCGCGCTGGTCACCGGCGCCCGCGGCCCCGAGGACCTCGCCGACGCCGACTTCGTGATCGAGGCCGTGTTCGAGGACCTCGAGGTCAAGCGCGCCGTCCTCGCCCAGTGGGAGGGCGTGCTGCGCCCCGACGCGGTGCTGGCCACCAACACCAGCTCCCTGTCCGTGACGGCCATGGCCGAGGGGCTGCGGCACCCCCAGCGGGTGGTCGGCTTCCACGTCTTCAACCCCGTGGAGGTCACCCCGCTGCTCGAGGTCGTCGCGGGCGAGCGCACCGGGGACACCGCCCTGGCCACCGCCTTCGACCTCGCCGCCCGGCTGCGGCGCACGGCCGTGCGCGTCCAGGACGCCCCCGGGTTCGTGGTCAACCGGGTGCTGACCCGCATGTTCGACGTCGTGGTCCGGGCGGTCGACGCGGGCACGGACCCCGCCGTGGCGGACCGCGCCCCGGACCCGATGGGCCTGCCCATGACCCCGCTGCGGCTGCTCGACTTCGTGGGCCCCGCCGTGCTGCACCACGTGAACGCGACCATGCACGAGGCCTACCCCGAACGCTTCGCGCGCTCGCCGTGGATGGATGCCGTCGTCGAGGCCGGCCTGCAGCACGTGCTGCCGACCCGCGAGGAGCCCGCGACCGGGGCCGACGGCTACCTGGCCGCCCCGGCCGCCGAGCTACTCGAGCGCACCCGCGACCCGCGGCGGGCCGCCCCCGCCACGGCGGAGGAGCTGCTCGCCCGGGTCCAGGACGCCCTGGCCGAGGAGATCGGGACGATGCTCGCGGAGGGCGTCGTCGCCGGGCCCGAGGACGTGGACCTGTGCATGGTGCTCGGCGCCAACTACCCCTTCCACCTCGGCGGGATCACCCCGTACCTCGACCGCACCGGCGCCGCCGAGCGCGTGCTCGGCCGCCGCTTCGCCGCGGGCTGA
- a CDS encoding acyl-CoA dehydrogenase family protein — MTATPETGESLFPAGTVEPDYVLDRALDTDAAGVLDSVAAADREHWMRARAFVEEDLLPVIGEHWDRAEYSLDLVRRLGELDLLRDGVAVEGFAPMSKTAAGLVCMELSRGDGSIATVTGVQGGLAMRSIAMCGTEEQRQRWLPRMATGELLGAFALTEPTHGSDSVGLETRASPVEGGWLLNGEKKWIGNGSMGGITVVWARSDADGRVHGFVVPQESEGYTGTTIPGKLALRAIHQAHIRFENVFVPEENVLPAARSFKDTAAVLFATRIGVAWGAVGHAQACYESAVQYAAQRVQFGRPLAASQIVQERLARMLSELTQIQLLVARMTEREEAGTLTAEQASLAKYTATRAARSIAANARDLLGGNGILVRHRVARHFADVEALHTYEGTETVQALIVGRGITGISAFA, encoded by the coding sequence ATGACCGCCACCCCCGAGACCGGCGAGAGCCTGTTCCCCGCCGGCACCGTCGAGCCCGACTACGTCCTCGACCGCGCCCTCGACACCGACGCCGCCGGGGTCCTCGACTCCGTGGCCGCCGCCGACCGGGAGCACTGGATGCGCGCCCGGGCCTTCGTCGAGGAGGACCTGCTGCCGGTCATCGGCGAGCACTGGGACCGCGCCGAGTACTCCCTCGACCTCGTCCGCCGCCTCGGGGAGCTCGACCTCCTGCGCGACGGCGTGGCGGTCGAGGGCTTCGCGCCCATGTCCAAGACCGCGGCGGGACTCGTGTGCATGGAGCTCTCCCGCGGGGACGGGTCGATCGCCACGGTCACGGGCGTCCAGGGCGGTCTGGCGATGCGCTCGATCGCGATGTGCGGCACCGAGGAGCAGCGGCAGCGCTGGCTGCCGCGCATGGCCACGGGCGAGCTCCTCGGCGCGTTCGCCCTCACCGAGCCCACCCACGGCTCGGACTCCGTGGGCCTCGAGACCCGGGCGAGCCCGGTCGAGGGCGGCTGGCTGCTCAACGGCGAGAAGAAGTGGATCGGCAACGGCTCCATGGGCGGGATCACCGTGGTCTGGGCCCGCTCCGACGCCGACGGCCGGGTGCACGGGTTCGTCGTCCCGCAGGAGAGCGAGGGGTACACGGGCACGACCATCCCCGGCAAGCTCGCCCTGCGCGCCATCCACCAGGCCCACATCCGCTTCGAGAACGTCTTCGTCCCCGAGGAGAACGTCCTGCCGGCGGCCCGGTCCTTCAAGGACACCGCCGCGGTCCTGTTCGCCACCCGCATCGGCGTGGCCTGGGGCGCGGTCGGCCACGCCCAGGCCTGCTACGAGTCGGCCGTGCAGTACGCCGCCCAGCGCGTGCAGTTCGGCCGCCCGCTCGCGGCCTCGCAGATCGTCCAGGAGCGGCTGGCCCGCATGCTCAGCGAGCTCACCCAGATCCAGCTGCTCGTGGCGCGGATGACCGAGCGGGAGGAGGCCGGCACGCTCACCGCCGAGCAGGCCTCGCTCGCGAAGTACACCGCGACCCGCGCGGCCCGCTCGATCGCCGCCAACGCCCGCGACCTGCTCGGCGGCAACGGCATCCTGGTGCGCCACCGGGTGGCCCGCCACTTCGCCGACGTCGAGGCCCTGCACACCTACGAGGGCACCGAGACCGTCCAGGCCCTGATCGTGGGGCGCGGGATCACCGGCATCTCGGCCTTCGCCTGA
- a CDS encoding AMP-binding protein codes for MLANHEPLSPLRFLQRSAEVFPDREAVVHGTRRWTYRRFAAEAQRLARALGPHLEPGGRVAVVAPNVPEMLLAHYAVPLAGGVLVPLNPRLSGRELGYVLGHSEARVVLADTEVVATVARVARQLEPAPVVVEVNDPTTGAPPAAPEGAVALERFLEAGPDGPDLPWRVADENTPITLNYTSGTTGPPKGVLYSHRGAYLNALGEVFHNGFDGATRYLWTLPMFHCNGWCTTWAVTAAGGRHVCLRAVRAEAVWEAFDTEGITHLCGAPVVCSTIVDAEQAHPLDRPLRITTAGAPPAPSVIQRLEEHGMSVVHVYGLTEVYGPHTICEPQDEWAQLPPAERARTMARQGVGMLQAESARVVDERMRDVPADGETLGEVVLRGNNVMLGYFKDEQATAEAFRGGWYHTGDLGVMHPDGYLQLKDRAKDIIISGGENISSIEVEQALASHPDVLDVAVVGVPDEKWGERPVAWVVRTGGSSATAEELRAHAAERLARFKVPDSIRFPEQLPRTATGKVRKNELRGA; via the coding sequence GTGCTCGCCAACCACGAACCCCTGAGCCCCCTGCGGTTCCTGCAGCGCTCCGCCGAGGTCTTCCCCGACCGCGAGGCGGTCGTGCACGGGACGCGGCGCTGGACCTACCGGCGGTTCGCGGCCGAGGCCCAGCGTCTGGCCCGGGCCCTGGGCCCGCACCTCGAACCGGGCGGGCGGGTGGCCGTCGTGGCCCCCAACGTCCCGGAGATGCTGCTCGCCCACTACGCCGTGCCCCTGGCCGGCGGGGTGCTCGTGCCGCTGAACCCGCGCCTGTCCGGGCGGGAGCTCGGCTACGTCCTGGGCCACTCGGAGGCCCGGGTCGTGCTCGCCGACACCGAGGTCGTGGCCACGGTCGCCCGGGTCGCGCGGCAGCTGGAGCCGGCGCCCGTCGTCGTCGAGGTGAACGACCCCACGACCGGCGCACCGCCGGCGGCCCCCGAGGGCGCCGTGGCCCTCGAGCGGTTCCTGGAGGCGGGCCCCGACGGACCCGACCTGCCGTGGCGGGTCGCCGACGAGAACACCCCCATCACCCTGAACTACACCTCCGGCACCACCGGCCCGCCCAAGGGCGTGCTCTACTCCCACCGCGGCGCGTACCTCAACGCCCTCGGCGAGGTGTTCCACAACGGCTTCGACGGTGCGACCCGCTACCTGTGGACCCTGCCGATGTTCCACTGCAACGGCTGGTGCACCACCTGGGCCGTCACCGCCGCCGGGGGACGGCACGTGTGCCTGCGCGCCGTGCGGGCCGAGGCCGTCTGGGAGGCGTTCGACACCGAGGGGATCACCCACCTGTGCGGGGCGCCCGTGGTGTGCTCCACGATCGTGGACGCCGAGCAGGCCCACCCGCTGGACCGGCCGCTGCGGATCACGACCGCTGGTGCCCCGCCGGCCCCCTCCGTGATCCAACGGCTCGAGGAGCACGGGATGAGCGTGGTCCACGTCTACGGGCTCACGGAGGTCTACGGCCCCCACACCATCTGCGAGCCCCAGGACGAGTGGGCGCAGCTGCCGCCGGCGGAGCGGGCCCGGACCATGGCCCGCCAGGGGGTGGGGATGCTGCAGGCCGAGTCCGCCCGGGTCGTCGACGAGCGGATGCGGGACGTCCCCGCCGACGGCGAGACCCTCGGCGAGGTCGTGCTGCGCGGCAACAACGTGATGCTCGGCTACTTCAAGGACGAGCAGGCCACCGCCGAGGCGTTCCGCGGCGGCTGGTACCACACCGGCGACCTCGGGGTGATGCACCCCGACGGCTACCTGCAGCTGAAGGACCGGGCGAAGGACATCATCATCTCGGGCGGGGAGAACATCTCCTCGATCGAGGTCGAGCAGGCCCTCGCCTCCCACCCGGACGTCCTCGACGTCGCCGTCGTCGGCGTGCCCGACGAGAAGTGGGGCGAGCGGCCGGTGGCCTGGGTCGTGCGCACCGGTGGGTCCTCCGCCACGGCGGAGGAGCTGCGCGCCCACGCCGCGGAGCGGCTGGCGCGCTTCAAGGTCCCGGACAGCATCCGCTTCCCCGAGCAGCTGCCCCGCACCGCCACGGGCAAGGTGCGCAAGAACGAGCTCCGCGGCGCCTGA